The Lutzomyia longipalpis isolate SR_M1_2022 chromosome 2, ASM2433408v1 DNA window TTGGAGAATATTCTATtgcaaaatgaattcaaatgATATGCAGAAATCTTCAAagtgttttcattttcaactgaaatcatgcaaattttcatgcaaatatCACTCCTTTTTGCATCAATCCACGGAACTTTTTGGCATTTCGGATTCACCTTTTTCACGTACCCTcaagcagatttttttttgttgaagcAGAGGGATCAATTTCAGCGAATTTCCCTTCTGCAGTTTTTCTCGCTAGAGCCTCTTAGCTTTCATCATTGACTTACTTTTTGACTAATTGACCATTCAGAGGAGGGGATGTTTCCTGTTGGAATTACTTTACACAGAAGTATCAAATTTCACCGTGTTTCACCCCTGTGGGAAAACAAgctgagaaaaatttagaaaggACGAAATAACCACCCCTTGTcagaatatttcaatatttttcgtCTTCTTCTGTGGAATATATTGAATCCACCACGCGCTTCAGTAAATCCCATTTAATTCTGCTTCTCTATATAAATTGCTCTTTGTCCAATATATCCAACAACTTGTCACAGAGCTTCAAAAAAGGGATTCCCCTAGATTTCCAAGATAATACCCTATGCTCTGTCGGCGAATAATAAGtaaattgattagaaaatttcaCGAGTGGTTAACAAGAGTGGCTCCCTCAAAtctgtggaagaaaaatcccTTGATCTGGGGGAATCAAAGTATAAAAAgtaccaagaaaaaaagagcctTTGAGGGGGCAAGGTTGGTAAATGAAACGAGTCGGAAAATGTCTTCCCCCCAAAAGGCCAGTAATGCCAGTAATGCTAATTAATGCTCAACGCTTATGAATTGTAAAGTAGAGGAGTTGCCAGATACTCAACAAgatgatgaaaattgaaacCCTTTCTTATGCTAATTCCAAGATATTTGCACCATTTGATGGGTGGAGATGAGAATTCTTCAGCACAGAGGGGCGAGGTAAAAGGACCATCCAAAAGGATTTTCAGAAAGTGGAGGTGCttgttgtgaattttcttcattcttccTTCAAAATATCACTCGCCATGGAGATGAGAAtccattttgtaaaataacctaaggaaaatatttaggaTATTATCTCGAGAAATCAGAGAGATATCAAATTTTGAGGTGGAAGCAAAACAACTCCTGAATCCTTTGCATTCTTTTAACCAAGCTtctaaagagaaatattttttgaaccAGCAAGTCtaagttaataaaatatattagaaattttagaaattttattaagtcGACATTTTTTGATGAAgattaacataaaaattaaaaaaaaagcattttcgtATTTAAATATCACTCGAAgggcataaaaaataaattatgtgttTAAGAATATAAAGGTTAAGGGTAAACTATAATTTGAAcgtaaatatttcttaatattgcatttataaaatatctaaatcgctctcaaaaaattgatttcaacTCAATATCATCAGAATATGTATAACAGTGAAAAATATTAGCCACATGCACAATGTTTTGTAACACATGTATATTGCAATATTAACCATTTCGTTATATTAATTTGCTTaggtatttttatttctaactcttactatatatatatagtatCTGTCTAATAAACGCCGAAGGCATTAAATCCTGTCGAAGGAATACTGCGTTTACATAGTATGGGAATGAGGCGTATCAAATAAACAGAATCCCTCGGCGACAGAAGGAAGGTCTTAACATGATTTCATATTGTGAGCAGCAATCAAACCAAACTGTTTGCCAgggatttttaaaatagacTTTTTATAAGCCACTCTGTCCccccaacttttttttattccttacaGCGCTTCGGTCTTTCCGCTGAGAGGCATGGGGGTAGGTTGAATCTCTTGTGGAAATCAGAGGGTGATTCCCGGGGTGGTGGTACGAATTATATTTCACAGACAAGTGTAGCAAAAGTAGCAGCTTGCAAAAGAGGGTGACGACAAACCATTTATTCTATAATAGCCTACAATGGGGAGGCACCGTGGTTCCCCATCCCTCTAAAAAATTCCACACCACGTCGTGGTGGTGTAGAGAAATTTTGTGTGCCGTCAAATCCTCGGGAATCTTattagggaatttttttctcccttcttCACCCATCCCATCCCGGTGCTCTCGCCAGGGGCCCAGATTGGGGAGGATGGCAGAGGGTGTCGGAGATAGAGATGATGGCTGACTGAAATTGACGAGGAGGAGGCCAGCAAGAGACTGTGAGAGAGGAGCAATGGTGGTTGCCATGGGGCGAGCCTCAATGAGCTCAAGCGAAGGAATTGACTAATATAAATCGATTTCTGGCGTAATAAATGGCAATTCAGGGCATCTCTTCGCTCCGCACCCGCTCATCGTCATCCCTGGGAATTTATTCATCACAGCATAACACACCAAATTAAATTGGGTTCACTTGATGAGGACACACAGAGTTTCCTTCCACTCAAGAATTTTCACACAGAAACATATTCTCGGTGGAAATGAAACGGATTGGTTTGACATACAGTGCTGGACAGAtatattttgcacattttgcattataataatatttattttacccATTTTAACCTTGATTTTAACTCTGAAACTTTAATATATACTCTTGtttttatacaaataaaaaaatatgtgtcTTCTTTCCGAAACTTCGTCGACTTCTAAAACATCAATTACCTATACATATGGGAAAGAGGGGAGTACTACAACTAATGGGTAATGttctagtattttttttctgcaaattttcttcacagtAATCacagtaattttttaaaaataatatattttatgtaccTGATacattatttcaaaaattttgatttacaaATTATGTCAGGCACTGtgacataaaatattatataggtacTTTTATATATCGCACTTGTGTGTGACCAACATTGTACGATCGATATTTAAGCCAAGCtacagaataaaataaaaactattgCAACTTACTTGAGAGTTCTCTTTGGCTTCCTCCATTTTCCTCAGCACAGAGGGTGTGGGTAAAACCACAAAGTAAAAAATGCAGGAACGGCGGCGATTGGACAGTGATAAATTGACGTCTACCCTATTTCCTCATATCGACGGCGTCGCGACGTCTTCGTTTTGCGGTTGGTTTTGCGGTTACAGATGGGCGTGACTTGTGGTCGGTGAAATGTTGATTTGATTGGGGACGAGAATCCTTGTAAATCTTTGAATAACAATTGGTCATTCAAATGAAGAGAACATTTTCTCATACATGCTGATTCCTTTCGCTTAATTTGAATgcaatttctttgaataattctgattaaaataaaataagttatataattaaatataaacatCAGCACAATAAAACAGAAAGTTTGAAGAGCGTCTCGACGACAGCAGCGTCTTCTCTTAGCAAGACACAAAAACATTCCGCATACATCTTGAGGATTCAATCAAAGACACAAACTTTGaaagtatatattttcttgtaatggagaagaaaaagggGAAAAGTTGCTTGAAGAAAACTGCGAAAATTcccttgagaaaatatttctaccAACTTTTTCCTTGGATCTTTCTTAAGAATGcaggagaaaattcacaacacCCTCCCCTTCGATTTACCCGACACAATTGCGCCATTTCATCCACTGCGCAGACAATGTACTTTTCCCCGGGGAGAAAAGTCGTCATGTCTTCGGTTTTTcgcgaagaaaattttcttagacTAAAAAAGCCACATAAGAGTGGGGATAGAGAGCTCGAAAAGAGATACAAAAAGTTTccctttttccctttttcgAGCGTTATTGCACTTTCACGCGATGTGGGTGGTTTTAAAACTTCAACAGATGGAGCTGCGAAGTCATTTCCTGGCGCAACATATTCcgccaaaaataatttcccattcacattgaaatttaattaatttctgcgGCTCTCCGCAGTTTTTAGTGATGAGATATGAAAAAggaatgaattattaaaaaccaACAATTCCCGTTGTCCTCAGagttacatacatatacagatatattaaaatttgctGTAACTCACtttgagttaaaaataaattaattaaatggaaattaacacaacataaaataaatatatgaaattaatttgatttgcaACACTGAGAAAATCGAGACAATCCTATTATTCAATTCTCAAGAATAtctgcaaaaatcattcaatccATCTAGTTTATTATAAGTAATTTATAAGTATgtggaaaatgaaggaaattaaacgctcaattattttaatttttaatttttaaaagctaaagaatattttttgattccTTTATTTGCCCGGGAACACAAATTGTGAATATAGTGTAGTCGCTCaattatttagaaaacttTGGTAAGAGGATGAAGctcttatttatttgaatggtTCTATAACAAAATCATgtttaagttcttttttatcaacatttttaactaaaattgtGATACAATGGGCGATGATTCAAAATTATGAACTTCCAGccaaatgaaataattaaagggTATCCCGAGCACTTTGATATTCACAAGCAAATAAAAccacataaattaattaattcgaATCAATAACTCCAACTAGGCACAATATTGATTCCGCACCCTGCTCCCCCGAAACAATCCATATATCCACCCCGCGCCGCAGAGTATCCACAGAGTTTGTGATATACTTGAAATGATCGGTGCATTACATTACTGGACGAATATTTAGTTGGGTCCAGTCGTGTGTGTAAAGTGGTTAGAAATTTCGGATTCTGGATCATTGATTAATTTACACAAATTTGTGGCTActttaaaatagttttgtttTGACTCAACCCCCCATTCCGCAGGACACGGGTGGGTGATGCAGTtgggattttaattaaatgtggaaattttgagaaataaaagtttCCCCAGTTAATTATGGAAGACTCCCAAATACAGGGTGTGATGATTGTAATGtacaattttatgtattttctccctacatacatattgagAGTTTTGTGCACTGAAAtcacaaaattgcattattttattcacacacacacacacacacctcatCATGCCAATCCACCCACTTGTGTTTCAactgaaaaatcaatgaaatcatGAGTTTGTTGTTTAGACGCATCCACCAATTGGTGGGGAAGGGGGATGtagtgaaatattttcaatattatcaTGTAAATGATACACACACCACACTGATTGACAGTGTTCAAAAAGCTCGCTCTAATCATTCAAACCAAAACCTCTATCGAAGCCATCCATTCGATTCTCATCGAATTATGTACGTGGTTTATATGTCGCATCCCtctttccaataaaattccaaacGCTATAATATCCTAATTTCAAAACACCAACTAAATATATACAGTATATTGACTAATAAATCAACCATCTCATTATTGCCGCAATTCCCCTCACATTCACCACGCGAGGACAATCTCAAATTCATATACAACACTGAAATATCTATACGCATTCGGGAAGGTTTGGTTTGGAAATACCAGAAATTCTGTTGCCATGAGGGTGCGTCGCCCCTCACTCCATATGGGTGAATGAATCTTGCTCCAAACACCCCCAACATTGCACTAATTCTCTACCCCATTGTCAATTTACAGCTAAATTATTATGGTTCGTAATTGTTTGCAATCCTCGACTATGCATTGCACTGATTTGATAATCATACAATTCCCGCTGGACAATTAGGAATTTGTAGAAGAGAGTGCACGCGGACTTTACGATGAAATTgactacatatatacataatgtggCGGAGATAGTGAAAGGTGTACATTAGTGGATTTATAAtaacaatattaaaaatatttgcgaGGACAAAATTGTTGtgatgtaagaaaaattagattttcagaaattttcactgaattatctataaaacatcaaatttttttttatactttttcatttattttaacctTATATTTACATCTACAATTTGGGACTAGTTTACAGCTTTGggtttattaattaatacatTACTAATGACGGAAGGGGAAGGTTTTTATGTGTAAGTCCACAACATGTACCgtcaaaccttttttttttcatttcactaaAAGATAttccttacatttttttgtatttttttaacttcactaatacatattttcatattgttttctttttttttcctgaaggTAATAAGTTTACATTCTATTTATTCtataagtaaatttttttgttgttttaagAGTGTGAGcaaattttaataacatttgCGCATTTCAAATGTTCCACACtgttcatttaaaatgaattatttttttttagattttgaaaatctttttttttatttaacttttcgAAAAGGATTCAAAATTTGATCACAAactgagaagatttttttgcactgGGTTTTaggaaacattaaaattatggATACAGTGGTATTTCATATAACAAATCTAATTGAATTATTCCTTAATTTCGTTAAATTttgttcattaattttattgcaattcaAAAAGTATAAAGAGTCAAAGAGTgggagtaaaaaaatatttttaaatcattctcaATCACTTTGTTATTTGAAATTCCACTGTATCGAGTAATTCAACATCATTCACAACGTTTATTGAGGAATTTCCTCGACTTTCAttgtaattaaatcatttcatttttagatTTATGAGTTAGGACTCCCTAAGAATCTCAATATGAAGAGATTCAATGTACAATTAAATATCAGAattattgttaatttaaataactACCAAATTGCGAGCGTTACAGAGTTACCTTCCATTAAGACATTTCAAAGACTTTTGTTTTAGCCGTTTCAGCTAATTCATTTACAATTCTTGGCagaaagttaattaaaaaattcatcaataaatgGGGATAAAAACTCAAATTAAATCTATGtatcttttgatatttttcaaacaagtttctaaagaaattctttcatttgagttttttttacaatttttttttgtacaaagtGCTCAAGGAGTTGATATTTCTGCCAAGAACTGTACGAAGAATACGAGAAACGATATGCAATCTTTGAAAGTCCACTTTTATGAGATTCAAATTCCACTGCCAATTACTGCCCAAGCTTTTTCCCCAGACAGCCATCCTCAGTAGGGCCTCCACACGGAATTTCCATTGTCCGTCTGTCCAGCACCAGCCCCTTGTTGAGCTCCACGTTGTCCCATCCCCACACCACGTACACTCACGGCAGCATCATCGCCACCTCGAATCGCACCCCCGCATGTTCCCACGAGTGTCAATTCAGCTGCATGCGTGGCTCCTGGCATAAGGGCTTGGTGGTGGTGATGACGCGCTCCAGCTGTACTTCCGGCAGTTGTGATGTGATCCATTACACTCTGTAGCTCCCCGTGCACGCCCGCGTTCTGCGTGTGGGTCTGCAAGGAGTGCGTGTGAAAGGAGTGTGTTTGGTTGGCCGCGGTGTAGAGTTGGGAATAGAGGAGGCTTGCTGGCAGGACGGGATATATGGAGCCATTGCAGCCCGCTGCTGTGCCATATGAGTTCTGTGTCTGATTCACCACAATTCCGGAGAAATTCTGATTCCCACCCCCATTGGAGCCATTCCCACCACTATTTGCACTGCCAGCTGCCCCAATGTTGGGTGTATTGGATGTCAGCAGGTCATCCTGAACTGGGGATTCAGCCTGGGATGAGTCACTGAGACTCCGTGGACCATTTTGACTCGAGTGCACGTGGTAGTCATTGTTGGTGGCACTATTGCCATGGTATCGAGGAACTAGGAGACCATTTGAGGCATTTCCGGGTGTCTGAGTCCCATCACCACTTCCGCCCCCACCCAATAGACTCGGGTGTGTCGTGGACATTTGCGGTGTCGGCGGTGTACCCACCAAGTTGCTCAGATGTTGATCCAAATCCGTTGCCGTTGAATCCGGAAGCACTGCAACATCAATACACTCGTTGGCTATACCACATTTTTTTGTCCCAAGCAAACCACGCACAATTTATTGTtacaggaaaatattttagcgtGGTATTCATTGGgaggtacaaaaaaattatcttagaaaatgaaaaatatagaCTTACTTGGAACGCATTCGCGATTGCCGCCGGTGAAATCTTGCGAGGTGTTCTGGTCAGTAGATGAGCAGGTAAATCCTAGGGCAGGATTATTGAATTGAGCTGCTGTTGGTGTCGTACAACTCGTGAGGGTGCTACCAGTTAAATAGGGTGAATAGGGTCCAGTTGTGCCGTAGCCCCAGTGAGAGTTTGCAGTACCCAAACTAAATTGAGACATATCTGtgatagaagaaaaatatttattgaaatttttaaatatcttcgACTCGTAGTTGCAGAGCTTTTGTTATGCATGCAATTCCTTAAagttattataaaaaaaagattaaatgaaAGTCCTAATTCGGAATTGGGTGGTTACGAACAAAAATGTCGAAggcattttaattattaatttccaaaCCCACACCCACGCATTCACTTCTTGCAACATCTCCTCCTATTTTATTGGCATTCtatttagggaaaaacatACTTTGGCCAAAGTCCAATATTTGCACCAAATTCTGTGCACAACCAGCTGTGAGGTTGGGGGGCGAGGAAGAGTGAGAAATTGCCATGGTATTTTCGTAGTTCGTAAAAAAGGGCAAAATGGGGGAGGTGGAAAAGTGATGGAGTCAGGGTGGTTCGTGGTTGATGATGGTTTGTTGTgtgttgcaaat harbors:
- the LOC129789635 gene encoding runt-related transcription factor 3 isoform X2; this encodes MHLTGNTTTTSATTANGATAQSGGGTGAGATSSPGEGGTSTPSAASLLNDAYTKMTSDILAERTLGDFLSEHPGELIRTGSPLFVCTVLPPHWRSNKTLPVAFKVVALGDIGDGTMVTVRAGNDENYCAELRNSTAVMKNQVAKFNDLRFVGRSGRGKSFTLTITVSTSPPQVATYNKAIKVTVDGPREPRSKTMLSVLGQQQQFHFAFGQRPFHFPTDPLSGFRMPPIGNCQNMSQFSLGTANSHWGYGTTGPYSPYLTGSTLTSCTTPTAAQFNNPALGFTCSSTDQNTSQDFTGGNRECVPMLPDSTATDLDQHLSNLVGTPPTPQMSTTHPSLLGGGGSGDGTQTPGNASNGLLVPRYHGNSATNNDYHVHSSQNGPRSLSDSSQAESPVQDDLLTSNTPNIGAAGSANSGGNGSNGGGNQNFSGIVVNQTQNSYGTAAGCNGSIYPVLPASLLYSQLYTAANQTHSFHTHSLQTHTQNAGVHGELQSVMDHITTAGSTAGARHHHHQALMPGATHAAELTLVGTCGGAIRGGDDAAVSVRGVGMGQRGAQQGAGAGQTDNGNSVWRPY
- the LOC129789635 gene encoding uncharacterized protein LOC129789635 isoform X1; amino-acid sequence: MHLTGNTTTTSATTANGATAQSGGGTGAGATSSPGEGGTSTPSAASLLNDAYTKMTSDILAERTLGDFLSEHPGELIRTGSPLFVCTVLPPHWRSNKTLPVAFKVVALGDIGDGTMVTVRAGNDENYCAELRNSTAVMKNQVAKFNDLRFVGRSGRGKSFTLTITVSTSPPQVATYNKAIKVTVDGPREPRSKTRQQQQFHFAFGQRPFHFPTDPLSGFRMPPIGNCQNMSQFSLGTANSHWGYGTTGPYSPYLTGSTLTSCTTPTAAQFNNPALGFTCSSTDQNTSQDFTGGNRECVPTNECIDVAVLPDSTATDLDQHLSNLVGTPPTPQMSTTHPSLLGGGGSGDGTQTPGNASNGLLVPRYHGNSATNNDYHVHSSQNGPRSLSDSSQAESPVQDDLLTSNTPNIGAAGSANSGGNGSNGGGNQNFSGIVVNQTQNSYGTAAGCNGSIYPVLPASLLYSQLYTAANQTHSFHTHSLQTHTQNAGVHGELQSVMDHITTAGSTAGARHHHHQALMPGATHAAELTLVGTCGGAIRGGDDAAVSVRGVGMGQRGAQQGAGAGQTDNGNSVWRPY